One window of Streptococcus troglodytae genomic DNA carries:
- a CDS encoding glutathione S-transferase family protein, which yields MPTEFVAKEVDKSGRFIRQRNRFTTSFGDKEGQLPVEKNRYRLLVSYACPWAHRQLIVLKLLGLDDVISIGVVDPIRPTDVERTDWAFTLDEEGVDPVLKIHYLSDIYLKTDPTYQGRFTVPAVVDLKTDQLVNNDYFNLTRYWETQWTAFHKPDAPLLYPQALQSQIDDLNDIIFHEINNGVYKAGFATSQEAYEENFDLVFNRLDWLEKRLGQSRYLFGNQLTESDIRLYVTLARFDVAYYNGFNLNRNRLVDFPNLWAYARDLYSIPAFKETTHFDHIKKHYHLSATINPHQILPKGPDTNEWRQAQNRALLSKKEA from the coding sequence ATGCCGACTGAATTTGTTGCTAAGGAAGTTGATAAGAGTGGGCGTTTTATTCGTCAGAGAAACCGGTTCACCACTTCGTTTGGTGATAAAGAAGGTCAACTTCCTGTTGAAAAAAATCGCTATCGTCTATTGGTATCTTATGCTTGTCCATGGGCTCATCGCCAGTTAATCGTATTGAAATTATTGGGTCTAGACGATGTTATTAGTATTGGTGTTGTAGATCCTATTCGTCCGACAGATGTGGAGCGAACGGATTGGGCTTTCACCTTGGATGAAGAAGGGGTAGACCCTGTTTTAAAAATTCATTATCTTAGTGATATTTATTTAAAAACGGATCCTACTTATCAAGGGCGTTTTACAGTACCAGCTGTTGTAGATCTTAAAACAGATCAATTGGTTAACAATGATTATTTCAATCTGACCCGTTACTGGGAAACGCAATGGACAGCTTTTCATAAACCAGATGCTCCCCTTCTCTACCCTCAGGCTTTGCAAAGCCAAATTGATGACTTGAATGACATCATTTTTCATGAGATCAATAATGGTGTTTACAAGGCGGGTTTTGCGACCAGCCAAGAAGCCTATGAAGAAAATTTTGACCTTGTCTTTAATCGTCTGGATTGGTTGGAAAAGCGTTTAGGACAATCGCGTTATTTGTTTGGAAATCAGTTAACGGAATCGGATATTCGTTTGTATGTTACCCTAGCTCGTTTTGATGTTGCTTATTATAATGGTTTTAATCTTAATCGCAATCGTTTGGTTGATTTTCCTAATCTTTGGGCTTATGCGCGTGATTTGTACAGTATTCCCGCTTTTAAAGAAACGACACACTTTGATCACATCAAGAAACATTATCATCTCAGTGCAACCATCAATCCGCATCAAATCTTACCTAAAGGACCGGATACAAATGAATGGCGACAAGCACAAAATCGTGCTTTGCTTAGCAAAAAGGAGGCGTAA
- a CDS encoding glutathione S-transferase C-terminal domain-containing protein produces MIKPKLRPIETKVEIDENGAFQRQKNHFTQPFGQGATDLKAESGKYRLFWAKGCHWSNRAAIVRELLGLEDAISINLVGHSKENVKYGWEFVYDEDHKDPVTGVQFLSELYYNADPDYQGRCTVPALVDVTSKKVVNNDYHRLTNYFEVAFKPFQKAGAPDLYPEELRAQIDDYNDNILFLNVNNGTYRMMFAQSLAAYNEAFDDFYNTLDTIEECLANNRFLFGDYVTDSDIRLFVTLARFDTHYYRNLGPIKHRIVDYPNLWAYARDLYSIPAFAHNTYFHSIARGWDKDKDKLFVDFNSRFADQIDFDAIWSQPQDRAVLSQTPEQKFLLH; encoded by the coding sequence ATGATAAAACCTAAATTGAGGCCCATTGAAACTAAGGTAGAAATTGATGAAAATGGAGCTTTTCAACGGCAAAAGAATCATTTTACTCAGCCTTTTGGACAGGGTGCAACTGATCTAAAAGCCGAAAGTGGAAAATACCGTCTTTTTTGGGCTAAGGGCTGTCACTGGTCGAATCGTGCTGCTATTGTCAGAGAACTTTTGGGATTGGAAGACGCTATCAGCATCAACTTGGTTGGGCATTCTAAAGAAAATGTGAAATACGGCTGGGAATTTGTCTATGATGAAGATCATAAAGATCCTGTAACAGGTGTTCAGTTTTTAAGCGAGCTTTATTATAATGCAGATCCTGATTATCAGGGGCGTTGTACAGTTCCAGCTCTTGTTGATGTGACAAGTAAAAAGGTCGTTAATAATGATTATCATCGCTTAACCAATTATTTTGAAGTGGCTTTTAAACCTTTTCAAAAGGCAGGTGCACCAGATTTGTATCCTGAGGAGCTGCGTGCGCAAATTGATGATTACAATGATAATATTCTCTTTCTCAATGTTAATAATGGCACCTATCGCATGATGTTTGCTCAATCTTTGGCAGCATATAATGAGGCTTTTGATGATTTTTACAATACTTTGGATACTATTGAAGAGTGTTTAGCCAACAACCGTTTCTTATTTGGTGATTATGTGACAGATAGTGATATTCGTCTTTTTGTGACCCTAGCTCGTTTTGATACACATTATTATCGCAATCTTGGGCCAATTAAGCATCGTATTGTGGATTATCCTAATCTTTGGGCTTATGCACGTGATTTATATAGCATCCCTGCTTTTGCTCATAATACTTATTTTCATTCCATCGCGCGTGGTTGGGATAAAGATAAGGATAAATTATTTGTGGATTTCAATTCCCGTTTTGCTGATCAAATTGATTTTGATGCGATTTGGTCCCAACCGCAAGATAGGGCAGTTTTATCGCAAACACCGGAGCAGAAATTTTTACTGCATTGA